A stretch of the Tautonia marina genome encodes the following:
- a CDS encoding DUF1559 domain-containing protein — protein MNLNRRRGFTLIELLVVIAIIGVLIALLLPAVQSAREAARRAQCTNNMKQLGLAAHNYESTHGSLPPGRLDCCWGTWVGFVLPYLEQDAIYASYNTQGGATSEALGWAGLRYGGASNVTATSTRLNALSCPSDSPNAPIAVTINGVRYGIQSYNYAGNYGNTGYGQQATLNGVAFGGAPYGFLTSRTVGDPARPANPGTTTKFGDIRDGLSNTMLHGEVIVAQGQDLRGFVWWGDGSSFTTYLAPNSQLPDRIYTASYCRYPMMDNPPCAVSDATNPNMFASRSRHPGGVNVTMADGSVRFVKNTIDIFTWRALSTTRGGEVISADQF, from the coding sequence ATGAATCTGAATCGTCGTCGCGGATTTACCCTGATCGAGCTGCTGGTGGTGATCGCCATCATCGGCGTCTTGATCGCTCTGTTGCTGCCGGCCGTGCAGAGTGCTCGCGAGGCCGCTCGTCGGGCTCAGTGCACCAACAACATGAAGCAGCTCGGCCTGGCTGCCCACAACTACGAAAGCACCCACGGCTCGTTGCCTCCCGGCCGGCTCGACTGCTGCTGGGGCACCTGGGTGGGCTTCGTGCTGCCGTACCTGGAACAGGATGCGATCTACGCCTCCTACAACACCCAGGGCGGTGCCACGTCGGAAGCCCTCGGCTGGGCCGGCCTTCGCTACGGTGGCGCCTCGAACGTCACCGCCACCTCGACCCGCCTGAACGCCCTGTCGTGCCCGAGCGATTCGCCGAACGCGCCGATCGCGGTCACCATCAACGGCGTTCGCTACGGGATTCAGTCGTACAACTACGCCGGCAACTACGGCAACACCGGCTACGGCCAGCAGGCGACCCTCAACGGCGTGGCCTTCGGCGGCGCTCCGTACGGCTTCCTGACCTCGCGGACCGTGGGCGACCCGGCCCGTCCGGCCAACCCCGGCACGACCACCAAGTTCGGCGACATCCGCGACGGCCTGAGCAACACCATGCTCCACGGTGAGGTCATCGTGGCCCAGGGCCAGGACCTCCGCGGCTTCGTCTGGTGGGGTGACGGCTCGTCGTTCACCACCTACCTGGCGCCGAACTCGCAGTTGCCCGACCGGATTTACACGGCCAGCTACTGCCGGTACCCGATGATGGACAACCCGCCCTGCGCCGTGTCCGACGCCACCAACCCGAACATGTTCGCCTCGCGCAGCCGGCACCCCGGCGGCGTGAACGTGACCATGGCCGACGGCTCGGTCCGGTTCGTCAAGAACACGATCGACATCTTCACCTGGCGGGCCCTGAGCACGACCCGCGGCGGTGAGGTCATCAGCGCCGACCAGTTCTGA
- a CDS encoding arsenate reductase/protein-tyrosine-phosphatase family protein, whose protein sequence is MSDPNPTPELIELFRADDPRDVVHRAVACLARGGVIALPTETGYALGASALKPEAVGRIASAMRRHAEQEPEGNGEVRLCVRGPGELTDWATLAPVEARRVASRAWPGPVVLRLADGVRGGLADRLPEASRTALVGSGESIHLCCPEHAFVEHLTRLLAGPLVLGQPIGPRGATVRAVATLLEPEGPDLLIDDGVIEDPDGLSILAFEAGRMSVIRHGLLDDRTLGRLASTIVLFVCTGNTCRSPMAEALFKAMLAERLGCHPEELEAHGWLILSAGLSAMQGAPAAANAVEVVRGFGGSLEAHASRMLVPELVRAADRILVMTRSHLRALLDHAPEAADRATLLDPEGFDIDDPVGSDLPTYQATAEAIRKHLASLIDELTA, encoded by the coding sequence ATGAGCGATCCGAACCCGACGCCTGAACTCATCGAGCTGTTCCGGGCTGATGATCCGAGAGATGTCGTCCATCGTGCCGTGGCGTGCCTGGCCCGAGGCGGGGTGATCGCCTTGCCGACCGAGACAGGGTACGCCCTGGGCGCCTCGGCCCTGAAGCCGGAGGCGGTCGGACGGATCGCCTCGGCCATGCGACGGCACGCCGAGCAAGAACCTGAGGGCAACGGCGAGGTCCGGCTCTGCGTTCGAGGCCCCGGCGAGCTGACCGACTGGGCTACCCTTGCGCCGGTCGAGGCCCGACGGGTCGCGTCGCGGGCCTGGCCGGGGCCGGTCGTGCTCCGCCTGGCCGACGGCGTGCGGGGGGGCCTGGCCGATCGGCTGCCCGAGGCATCCCGAACCGCCCTGGTCGGCTCGGGAGAATCGATTCATCTCTGCTGTCCCGAGCATGCGTTTGTCGAGCATCTGACACGATTGCTGGCCGGCCCCCTCGTGCTGGGCCAACCGATCGGGCCTCGGGGGGCGACCGTCCGGGCCGTGGCGACGTTGCTGGAGCCCGAGGGCCCCGACCTGCTCATCGACGACGGGGTGATCGAGGACCCGGACGGCCTCTCGATTCTGGCGTTCGAGGCGGGGCGGATGAGCGTGATTCGGCACGGCCTGCTCGACGATCGAACGCTGGGACGGCTGGCCAGCACCATCGTGCTGTTCGTCTGCACCGGCAATACCTGTCGGAGCCCGATGGCCGAGGCCCTGTTCAAGGCCATGCTGGCCGAGCGGCTCGGGTGCCATCCCGAGGAGCTGGAGGCGCACGGCTGGCTGATCCTCTCGGCCGGGCTCTCGGCCATGCAGGGGGCCCCCGCGGCGGCCAACGCGGTCGAGGTGGTGCGGGGGTTCGGCGGATCGCTGGAGGCCCACGCCAGCCGGATGCTCGTGCCCGAGCTGGTCCGGGCGGCCGATCGGATTCTGGTCATGACCCGGTCGCACCTGCGAGCCTTGCTCGATCACGCTCCCGAGGCCGCCGACCGCGCCACCCTGCTCGACCCGGAAGGGTTCGACATCGACGACCCGGTCGGCTCGGACCTGCCCACCTATCAGGCCACGGCCGAGGCAATCCGCAAGCACCTGGCCTCGTTGATCGACGAGCTGACCGCGTAA